TTCGATTTTCTCGAAGTTTAGTGGTTGACTGTGTAGATATTCCTTCTGGTTCGAGTAAGAAGATGCCCCCAGTTCTTCTAAACATGAGTCAATCCTTTTATCTTCCGTGGGCCTTAGTTGAAAGTCACTAAAAATGACTTGGGCCGAAAAATCTAGTCCAATTGGAGTTACAGAGCCAGCGTTGGTTTCACCAAAGGAGCCCAATAATTTCCCTTCCCCCAATCCATCTGCATGCCTAGCACGTGccttctcatttattttaaaacaaatgtCATTACACCCCACGTGGTCCACTGTTTGACTGTCCTGCTCCCCTACTACGTAGGAAGTCTTTGCCCTATGGTTTTTCAGTAGCTTCGACCCATTGTATTCTCCGATGGTCTTCAGCATCTCCGACAACTCCGTCTTCCCCGGCAACCCTAATTCAAAACGAGTATGTTTTTCCGCCCAGATTGGGATATATTTTTTTTACCCCGTCTCTCTCAATGGTAACCTCAGATGGTATATTCCGTCCATTGCCTGCTATTTCAATCCTAGCCCATTTAAGATGATTCCTAAGTTCCGTCTCTTCCTCGGTAGCTATCCACCCACCGCATAGTTCTCCAATTTCTCTGAAGATCTTTTGTGACCACAGATGCAGATGCACTCCCATGGCTCTGATCCAGGTGGTCTTGACTGAAAGGGAGTTGGGTATACATCTAGCAATGGGGTTCCACCATTCCAGGTAAAACCTATGTTTCTTCCATCTCCATTCTCCTTGGATGATCTGTTAAGCCATGTTCCTGTTTGGAAATTCGAAAAGATACAAATTCCCAGTCATGTCGTACATATTCACCCCAAAGACTTTGCTTCATGAGGCAGAGACCCATCTCCTGATATCTGCTAAAGTGGGTCTCTCCCTGACTTCCTTCCCAAAATATCCAATGATGCATCTTTTCAAAAGTCCAGTGTCCTTCACTCCAGGTATTTTCGCAATCTTTATAACTCCATTTAATGAGTTGCCATTTACTCCACAGGGAGTGTTGGATTGCCATTTACTCTCTTGGACTGCTTCAGCATATGGGTAGTTCGCTTCAGTAACTCTGGGTGGTACTGGGATATTCAATTAAGAATCGCATATAATAAAGCTTTCTATCTTGAATGCTACATCCTTCCATCCTGCATTTATGACTGACTCAGGTATGATAATAACTGATTTAGCTACCTCTTGTAGTGGATGCTCATATACCTTCCGTGTTCATTGTATgaaatcctgtcttttgttttcCATCTCCTTACCATATTCTTTTGGTCTTTCGAGGCCTCTTTGAGTACAAAACAGATCCATTCCATAATCTTTTTGCTCATTGTTGATCGTGTCATCATGTATCGACTCTCCACCCAGTCAAACCACGTGTCTTTGTTGGAATACCATCTGGTAATGTCAAAGAATTTGAAACCAGCATTAAAATAGATTCTGCTTTCCCCCATTACAAGTTTTGTTTCCTGCTATAAGAACAATAAAGGGTGTTGGAGTAGTAGTCTTCACAGTGGGTGAAGACTAGTATAGGAAGAATTTTAAGAAGAAAAGGTTAATTTCCGGCGAAAGAATCCACCGGAAAAGAAAGTAGGAGAGAGAGATCTCGGGATCCGTGTCTGGGAGCACCAAGATCTAAGTTGGATATGGATTTCTGTTGGATAGAGGTTGTCTAGTCCGGTCTAACTTCTAATGCCATACTGGACAATAGACGTGTGCTGCACGATTATTGCGTACAAGATACAACCTATTAGTGACAACTAGGGATTTCAATCTGATAAAGGGATGATTTTCATACGTCCAATTGTCCATAGCAGACAGAAGAGTATATAGTATGTTATGTAAAATATTGATATCATGGTGGCAGTAGTTTGCTCTGATTAGCTTGGATCTGGTAATGCCATCGTTTTGAATTGTCTCTTTGTGCTATTTTTCGTCACATATTGTAGTATAAAAAGACCTTTGTCTCATGATTTTTTTCAGGACCAAGAAACCCTCAGTCTCCAATTTATACTGCTCAAGACAACTATTCTCTAGATCAAAGATCACAGTCACAAGGAGTCCATCATACCTTTAATCCTCTTGGAAACCCTGGGCAAAATAGTCCTTTTGGCACACCACAAAGAAGCTCCCCTAATGCGTGGGGTAGCTCTTTTGGCACACCTAACAACTACTTTCCACCTAATTCTTCAATAGGTGGTAACTTTGCCAGTCCTGGCATTCATCGAGGTGGAAGACCTGGTTTTCATTATGGACAAGGTAGGGGTAATCCTGGTTCAGGATATAGAGGCAGCCCTAGCCAAGGTTCAGGATATAGAGGCAGCCCTAACCAAGGTTCAGGATATAGAGGCAGCCCTTACCAAGGTCCGGGGCACAGAGGCAGCCCTTATCAGGGTTCGGCGCAAGGCAGGAGCCAATGGATGGGTAATAGTTCAAGTCCTGTTTCGGTTCAACGTGGTAGAAGGGGATTAGGTTCCCATGGATGCACATCAGCGGAGTCTAGACCGGATTTGTATTATAATAAGTCAATGGTAGAAGATCCATGGAAAGAGATGAAGCCAGTTATCTGGAAGCCATTAAATGCTCCATCAAACAATTTAGATACCCCCGAATCTGAGAAATCTTCCTGGCTGCCAAAATCCATTAGCGCAAAAAAGGCTAAAATCCCAGATGCTCCACTAAAATCTACTCCTCAGCAAAGCCTTGCTGAGTATTTGTCCGCCTCATTTAATGAAGCGGCCGGCAATGAGTCTGGGAAAGATGGATCTGGCACATGATTGCCATGTGATGCCTCAGAGTCTTACTTATGATTTCTCTTACTCTCCTAATATTGTCAAATTGCAAGTTTAGCAGCAGTtgagtttttttaatttttattgtaaGTTAATATCGACAGCTACTAAGTTCCATTCGGTGTTTCATGACCTGGAATTCTGTTGTTGTAGTATGCCATTACCCTGTAAatcttgaagaaaaaaaaagattttcttggtTTTGTGGGAGTATCCAAAGTTAACTAACAGGTTCGCTGCTCCCTGCTTCAATTTGATCCTTGGGACTTGTCAAGTCATGCCAAACTCAACTCTCGTGGTAGCTCTTTTGTAACTTGCATGTTCTTTACATGGATATCACATAATTTTAGGATTTGGCTAGGAAATTATGAAAAACAGAGTGTTCCTGCTTTATGTTGTTATAGGTGAATGAtgtatgttttttttatttatttatcagttGCGCGTATTTGTATTTGCCAACATCTGAGTATATTGGTGCAGGATCTGCGGTTTCATGTAGTAATACAAAATCAGGTTTTATGTTGTGGATGAATGCTCCACCAGTGTTTATGGCGACATATTAGCGCTTTAGAATGCCGAGCGCTCATGTAAGAGCAAAATTGTAATGATCGACAAATTTTCAGTCTGTTTCCCTTGTTATATATTGGAACAAACATCTGAGTTCAGTATTATCATGAATCAACAGGAAGTATCGAGTGATTGTTTTGACAGCTCTCTTGTGTCTATTTTATACTCGTCCTGTTGTGCTTTCAAAGAATTGAACTAAGGGATCATTTACTAAACAACCCATACTTGTCATTTAGTGAAATACCTCCTTCCATTTCTTACGTAAGATGAATCTTGGATGTCCTTTTCTTTTGTACAAATCTTCTATATGAAATATATAGCATAAGGATTTCTTCAATCTTCATTTGATATGTTAcaaagattttctcattttttgttaaAGCCAGTTTCCCATTAAAGGGTCCCTGAGACAGTTTACATAACCCCAAATCTCTAAACTCCTGGCTTCcaggtaaaaaaataaaaaataaaaattgaagccTAATAGGCAGACGCTCTAGTTAAATCCACTCCTTAGCTAGGATTAATAGAGTACAGGCAGTACTAGGCGGCCTTCCTTAATCACGGCTTCTCAGTTCTCTCTTAGCTAACTGTCAGATAAGGATACGAATCAACTCTTTATAAAATACTGATCAGCACTAATTGTGTGGCAAAATGGATTTAAAAGAAGTTATTCATTTATATTATGAGCTaaaaaaaatgggttggataatgaactttttaaaaatgtgTCTAATATAGATAAGATTTATTTTATCTActtaaaaaatggataaccaataggtttaacttttacatttgtaaaaattcaaattgggggttcttcaggggctaaaagtgaaaaaagccAATTAGGAAATCTCCCAAAAGTGTTCATATTCAATGAGTTATGGATAATATAGATACCAATATTATTCGTCGGGTAACCCATTTTCTATCCGTATTCAATATGGCTCGAGTCGAATAATTTATTCGTTGTTGCATTATCTTTTTCAACCCGTCCATATCCGAATTGGCCAGTAAGTCAGACAAGCTATCAATGGACTCACGTGGTCCCATTTGACGTTACCAACCCCGGGAAAACTCGGAATACTGCCTCAGCAAAGCGTTGCTGAATATTGGAGTGCCTCATTTAATGAAGCAGCTGGCGAGGAGGCTATGAGTGATGAATTTGGCACATACTATTTTGTGATTCCTCACTGTGTTAAAACTTTTAAGTCTGTACTAACGTTAATTTCATTATTAGCAGTAGTTAAGGAGTTTTGACTTAATGTAAGCTTAATAAATTTCATTTCCTAGTCACTTTAATTATGCTGTTGTAGCATGGCATCACCGCATTTGTTCTTGAAACAAACATTGTTTTGGTGTTGGGGTAGGCATGCAAAGTTAAGACGTTTAATTTGGTGCTCCCACCTTCCATTTAGTAACTTTTCTAGTCCTGTTTTTCTAACCATGTGTCCGGTCCAACTTGCGTGCACATCGATTAATTCCACAGGATATCTATTACCTCCCATAAACACAGTTATCGGATAACTCGATCTGTCCATCAAGGCTTGGATAGATGTGAagaaatcacctaatatttttacCATTATTGAGATTTAAACCTGGGGCTTATGATTCTCAACCCACGTCATGGACCACTAAGGTCACACCTTTAGGTGCACTCGTCTAATCATGCTTAATTCAACTCTCCTGGTGATTGTAACTTTTCATGTTCCTTCACATGGATATTGGTTAGCAAGTGATATAAATAGAGGTTACATACTTTTAGGGTCCGGcaagaaaattgtgaaaaatatcGTAGTTCCTACCTATTCACTTGTGCTAGGTGATAATGATGTATGCCTTATCAACAGTTATTGAATTGGGATCATTTTGCCGTTGCCAAGCCCAAGTACATATGAGTGAAGTAGGTGGAAGATATGCAATTTCATGTGGTACAGTAATTTTCCTTTCAAAGGCATCATATTTTTCCCACCCAAGTGTACTCCGGCCTGATTAATTCGATTCGCTATGTATAAGGTCCATTAAACAAGAAAGCGCTTCTCATCAGTTTATGTGTCACActagtttttctttcaaaagcaTCCAATAGGATGTTGTGGATAGATGCTTCACTAATCTTTATGGTTTTATCTTCTCTAAGTGTAAAGCTCTCATCTGTAGGAGCACATATGTTGTGACTCATTTTTTTTCAGAATTGTTTACTTTGTtagttatatattttttagtCAAACCCCAGGTCCATTCCACGTTATCGTGAATGCTATATAAAACAATTTCATCATTTGGTTGTTTTTTTGGGGGGGAGTAAACCCTATATTGTTCAGTATCTATTTTTTGATATAATAGCATGCTACTACAACTTAATTAAGGTGCTAGCTTTTCACCAATGAGGCTTTGAGTTCAACAACCTCAAGATTTTGAGCTCAATTGTCCTTAATTAGGGGCATGATTACTTGTTTTGCttatattttgctagtcttgTATATTGGTTATATTATATTGGGTGGTTATATTGTATTGTTTACAAGATGATTTTATTTGTAATTCTTGTTTGGTAATAATATCTGCATTGGTCTCCGGCTAATTTGGATTTGCACCTTTTAAAGTCCACTAAAGGGGAAGCATAACCACAAATCTTAATGGTAGCTTATTATTTTCTACTTACATGTTAGATGTACTATTATCTCAAATGACGAGTGGTTCGTACCCTTATAGCTGGGGTGTATATGGACCGGGTtagttcggtttttatcaaaatcaaaccaaaccaactatatcgattttgattggttcggttttgtcgggttttcgggtttttgTTACTTacatattatttcaatcttactttgttaaatatttgataagtaaatatatatttagtaaaaatattaaaaaattaacaaacatgttatcgattaaaatattcttatggaagaattctattagtaacacataatagttattttttagtcgtctggcaataatttttcgttgatatACACTTTcaggttaaccgaatttagtaattaaacataaaaatcaatatgatacctaaatattaataatcactcattcgaaaaagatataaaaatttaatagatcttaacatatgatatgaatatggaagaacaaagagatagacgcatttcagtaacacttaataagaaagtgatcatacaatccattatttaaggtcaataaaatatggagcacttcatattctattaaaatttatatcccgcaagagaatcccaaatatttctagacattttttaaagaaaactctatataaaatcttaaaagtatatataaaaattatatatttatatgtcgggttggttcggttgtttttactcaataccaaaccaaatcgaattttttaatcggtttggtttgacttttcggtttggtgcggtttttcgattcggtttgtacacccctacttaTAACATAACGTGACATGTTTTTACAAAGACGGAAAACTTAATAACATTTTCATCCCTTCCGTAGTTATGTATATGTTGTCACCTCCATTATTAAAATTTGTAGGACTGAAAGCTGGTCTTATTTTCTAGTACAGATTCACTACATGGGCAGCAAGAAGCTAAGTATCAACACTGAATTTTGAGGGAAAAAAGATTATGTCTTTCTCTTATACTATGGATGAATAGACATACTAATataataacaattttttttttttttttttggtatttgaGAAGGTGAAGTCACCTTTGCAAGGAAATCCAAACGAGTCAGGGACTGAAGTAACACTTTCGGAAGGGAAGAAAAGATAAGGCAATGAAGTATAtattccctctgtttcaatttagttAACTTATTTTGCTTATCGAGAGTCAAATTAActaaattttaaaactaaattaaattagttaaacttaatattttaaaattaaaatttagatatttaAAAACTACCCAAAAAATACTGTAAGTTGTAATTTTCTCATGTcaatatgataataaaatatacTTTAAATATTGATTAAATTTCACACAATTTAACTTTCGATATACAAAAGCaaatctaaattgaaacggaggagtAACACTTTTGGGGGAAGGAATAGAGAGTAGAGTAAATTGTACGTGCATGGTACATGTTGAATGGCTCTTTAGTCGAGGGGTATAATGGTCAATGAATAGTGATTCGCGACATTTTCATAACAAATTTTCAGAAGAAATATGCCTCTTTCCAACTGTAAATGAAGATCAGCTATATTAATTAAGATGACCAACCAATTTGCTTCAGCAATGAGCACGGATGTAGTTCTAGCTTCACTTTCAACCCCTTTATTGGGTACTACTCTGACTTTTTGGTACTTCTGTTGCTTTGTATTTTTAATCTGCAGCAGAAAATAACGTTATTGAGTGCAATAATATATTACTATAGTTAATATATTCCAGTCGCTAATACGTAGTTATTTTATAAATCAACTTATATAAGTATATTACTTCCTCAATTTCAGTTTATGTGATGGAATCtccttatttaattttaaaagaatgCATGGCACCATttcatatttaaaataatttaattttaatttattttgtccTTAATTAATGGCATGCTTTTATAACAATTAAAAATTCATTACATGCTTAATATTGCAagttccaaaaatattttttttgttaaaccacgccacataaattaaaacagaagGGATATATTAGACAAAAAGTTATAGAAATGTTGAGGTTAAGCCAATTCTTAAGGGGTGGTTTGGTTCCGACAGATTTATTTAGAGATTAATAATTTCAGGGTAATGATTTTGAGATTGTTATTCCACAGTCAATATGTGTTAGTTAATTCTAtcattttagtataaattttgtataaacaTTGGTCAATATCCATAACCAAACCTGAGATAGGTAGCTGAggtttttctctaaaataaatatGAATAATGTTGTACATATTGGTCACTTTGAAATTATCCTTTTAATTGTTTGGTAGTAGATCAAAATATTCACTCCAACAATATATAGAGGTGCATTAACTTTATTGCATATACGAATGACTAATTAACCTGACATAATTCAGTCCTCTATGTAATTGATTGTGGCTTGTCGTTGGCAATTTTTGTGTGGTGATCAATGCTACTCCTAAATTTCTTTTGTAGATTTCACTAGCATGTGCAAAAGATTTCAAGCCTAGGCTCCGACTTTTAAGACGCTTTATGGTTTATAATTGGGTTTAACATGAATTGTCTCATATAATGGGGTTCTTCCTAGTTTTTTCACACGatcaatataaataattatagtGTAAAGAATTTTTGTTACTATCAATATAAATTTAGTTGTTACATATAGCAAGTTACTTACTTTATTTTTCATGTTACTAACTTCATTAATTATGAGCAGTTATGTATAATTACTTGTTAGTGATCGATAGTATTAAAATTACTTTACATTGTCAACATATGAAAGTTAAACTCTTTTAATTTATTAGTTTCAGCTGAAAAAGCTCCACAAAATAGCAAAAGAAAAAGATTATATAATTTCATATACATATTTACCATTTATATACAAAGTAATGTATTAGACTCCAATCTTCCTGgttttctcttcctcttcttcttaccGCATTCTAGATTTTGAAGGCTAgctatgaaaaaaaaaactaaaacatcAAATGGAAGTACGAGGAATATACAATTAATAGAAAgatgatttttattttagacTGGGAAAGTTTCTTGCATTTTTTCATTATCTTTGGTACTTTGTATATCCGGAAGATGTTTCAGAAATGAAAACATGGCATTGGATATACAAAGACTACGACTTCAACATTTCCATATTTTGGGCATCTTATTTGGTAAAAACTGCGAGATTTGCAAATGAAACGAGAGAAATTGAAGAATCTCAGTTTGGACGAACCCTAGAATGTTCAAGAGAGAGGAATATCTGAGAGGAAAAACATGAGCTTAATTATCATTATTGAAGAAAGTCAACTGTACAAATGTAATATCCTATACTTATACAAAACTagtacaaataaataaataattgggTCTTTTCAGTATTGGGCTAGCTATTACAGTAAGACTATACTATGCTGGGCCTTCAGCAAGTCTATCAATTGAGCCATCTATGCTAACACCCCTCCTCAAGCTGTGGGGTGAGAGAACTCCCAGCTTGCCCAACGGAAGATATTGTGGAATACCAGATAGGGATTtactaaaaatatcaactagttGAGAAGAGGAGGAAATGAAATGAAGAGAAATCAACCCATCTGTAAGCTTCTCCCATACAAAGTGACAATCAACTTCTATATGTTTGGTCCTCTCATGCTGTACAAGATTCTTAGTAATACTAATGGCTGCTTGATTATCACAGTAAACAGGCACAGGGATGGAAACAATGACACAAAGAATATGTAATAAGCGGACAAGTCAAGTCAATTCAACCATTGTTTTTCTCCAAGCTCGATATTCAGCCTTTGCAGAAGAGAGGAAAATAATAGGCTGTTTCTTAGACTTCCAACAAATAAGGCTACCACCCAAAGAAACAAAATACCGAGTAACAGACTTCCTAAAAGAATAGCAAGCAACCCAATCCGAATTCGAGTAAGGTTTAAGAGAGAAATCCAAAGAGTTATTAAGAAGAATACCCTTAGCATGAGGACGTGCAGAGCAGCCATCATATGTGTAGACCCGGTGGCATGCAAAATTGACTCAAATATTGAACTGAGAAAGCCAAGTCAGGTCTTGTATACTGAAGAAAATTCATTTTTTCCACCAATCTCCTAAAGGGAGAAGGATCAGAAAGTAACTCCACAGGTTCATTGTTAAGCTTGCGGTTCAAATCCAATGGATCCACAATAGAAAAACAATCTGAACAGTGAAATTCATCAAGCAACTCCTTAGTGTATTTGTGCTAACTCTGAAAACTTCAAGACCCAAGAAGTAGTGCACATCACCA
This DNA window, taken from Nicotiana tabacum cultivar K326 chromosome 15, ASM71507v2, whole genome shotgun sequence, encodes the following:
- the LOC107796534 gene encoding protein SICKLE, with translation MEEESEKRKERLKAMRMEASECGNYNETENQLQGLSNPLVESPSGQAEFCAAPRFDYYTDPMAAFSANKKRNNVSPQVSQACYTPPRPRNPQSPIYTAQDNYSLDQRSQSQGVHHTFNPLGNPGQNSPFGTPQRSSPNAWGSSFGTPNNYFPPNSSIGGNFASPGIHRGGRPGFHYGQGRGNPGSGYRGSPSQGSGYRGSPNQGSGYRGSPYQGPGHRGSPYQGSAQGRSQWMGNSSSPVSVQRGRRGLGSHGCTSAESRPDLYYNKSMVEDPWKEMKPVIWKPLNAPSNNLDTPESEKSSWLPKSISAKKAKIPDAPLKSTPQQSLAEYLSASFNEAAGNESGKDGSGT